One part of the Candidatus Polarisedimenticolaceae bacterium genome encodes these proteins:
- the lspA gene encoding signal peptidase II — MSLRDDFRKRRLYFLATAVAVILDQATKLAAVSWLQGKGQVPVIPGFLNLWFSTNRGGLFGYFGNLDEPWRTILLVGMPLVFVVGMVLFIARTDEPDRATLFGLAMMLGGAVGNLIDRIFRGEVVDFLDVYASSPKVATFVLERFGTVHWPTFNVADSAIVVGAVLLLVDVFRPSSKEGKG, encoded by the coding sequence ATGAGCCTCAGGGACGATTTCCGGAAGCGGCGTCTCTACTTCCTCGCCACCGCGGTCGCGGTGATCCTCGACCAGGCGACGAAGCTCGCGGCGGTCTCGTGGCTGCAGGGGAAGGGGCAGGTCCCCGTGATCCCCGGATTCCTGAACCTGTGGTTCTCGACCAACCGGGGCGGGCTGTTCGGCTACTTCGGGAACCTCGACGAGCCCTGGCGCACGATCCTGCTCGTCGGCATGCCCCTCGTGTTCGTGGTCGGGATGGTGCTGTTCATCGCCCGGACGGACGAGCCCGATCGCGCGACCCTGTTCGGCCTCGCGATGATGCTCGGAGGGGCGGTGGGGAACCTGATCGACCGCATCTTCCGCGGGGAGGTGGTCGACTTCCTCGACGTCTACGCGTCGAGCCCGAAGGTGGCCACCTTCGTCCTCGAGCGTTTCGGCACGGTTCACTGGCCGACCTTCAACGTCGCCGATTCGGCGATCGTCGTCGGCGCGGTCCTGCTCCTGGTGGACGTCTTCCGGCCCTCGAGCAAGGAAGGGAAGGGTTAG
- a CDS encoding prolipoprotein diacylglyceryl transferase produces the protein MFPSIVDFGRVHLPVLGEVHLFLPTYGLLFAVGALFAWWWFSRRAAGMGLPKEPVFNLGFYSLLGGIVGAKLTLFVVEWRHYLAHPGDVLTSFRSAGVLMGGVAVGAGAFVFYARRHRLPVLPLADAIVAPLALAQALGRLGCFSAGCCYGTPTDAWFGVTFTNPDAYAQTGVPLGVPLVPTQLLEAGGDLLIAALATFLWRRRDGRGDGAILAVYLVTYAILRATIEIWRGDEVRGVWFGGHVSTSQLLSALAVAVGVGLFAHARRPRASGA, from the coding sequence GTGTTCCCCTCGATCGTCGATTTCGGCCGCGTGCATCTTCCCGTCCTGGGAGAGGTGCACCTGTTCCTGCCGACCTACGGCCTGCTCTTCGCCGTCGGCGCGCTTTTCGCCTGGTGGTGGTTCTCGCGCCGTGCGGCCGGCATGGGTCTTCCGAAAGAGCCGGTCTTCAACCTCGGGTTCTACAGCCTGCTCGGCGGCATCGTCGGCGCGAAGCTCACCCTGTTCGTCGTCGAGTGGCGCCACTACCTCGCCCACCCCGGCGACGTCCTCACGAGCTTCCGCTCCGCGGGGGTGCTGATGGGCGGCGTGGCCGTCGGTGCGGGGGCCTTCGTGTTCTACGCCCGCCGCCACCGCCTCCCGGTGCTCCCGCTCGCCGACGCGATCGTCGCTCCGCTCGCCCTGGCGCAGGCCCTCGGCCGCCTCGGGTGCTTCAGCGCCGGGTGCTGTTACGGCACGCCGACCGACGCCTGGTTCGGCGTGACCTTCACGAACCCCGACGCCTACGCGCAGACGGGCGTCCCCCTGGGGGTGCCGCTCGTTCCCACGCAACTCCTCGAGGCCGGCGGCGATCTCCTGATCGCGGCGCTTGCGACCTTCCTCTGGCGACGGCGCGACGGGCGAGGCGACGGCGCGATCCTCGCCGTCTATCTCGTGACCTACGCGATCCTGCGCGCCACGATCGAGATCTGGCGCGGCGACGAGGTCCGCGGCGTCTGGTTCGGCGGTCACGTCTCGACCTCGCAGCTGCTCTCCGCCCTTGCGGTCGCGGTCGGCGTCGGGCTGTTCGCGCACGCCCGCCGCCCGCGGGCCTCCGGGGCGTGA
- a CDS encoding RluA family pseudouridine synthase, producing the protein MSAIRTFEAAGAAPGVRLDRFLADALPEFSRAFLQRCIADGRVCVDGKAVTKSGTPLKGATSVVVDLPSAPPDPLAPEAIPLDLAYEDAHLAVVLKPAGLVVHPGHGRRTGTVVHALLGRGMPLAPAGGRDRPGIVHRLDRETSGLLVVAKTDEAHRALTSAFANRKVKKTYVALVWGRPDPEDGTLDRAIGRSRSDPTKMSVRVPRSRAREATTIYRTVERLPGFTLLSIDLVTGRTHQIRVHFASIHHPVVGDTRYGGNPWKSLRSPAARAAVGSFHRLALHATRLELDHPVTGAPLAFVAPMPEELTRLLEVLRDPS; encoded by the coding sequence GTGAGCGCGATCCGGACCTTCGAGGCCGCGGGCGCGGCGCCGGGAGTGCGCCTGGATCGATTCCTCGCCGACGCCCTTCCCGAGTTCAGCCGCGCGTTCCTCCAGCGATGCATCGCGGACGGTCGCGTGTGCGTCGACGGAAAGGCCGTCACGAAGTCCGGTACGCCGCTCAAGGGGGCGACGTCGGTCGTCGTCGACCTGCCGTCCGCCCCCCCCGACCCCCTCGCGCCCGAGGCGATCCCCCTCGACCTCGCGTACGAGGACGCGCACCTCGCCGTCGTCCTCAAGCCCGCCGGCCTCGTCGTCCATCCCGGGCACGGCCGCCGCACGGGGACCGTCGTCCACGCCCTGCTCGGGCGCGGAATGCCCCTGGCCCCGGCGGGCGGGCGCGATCGCCCCGGCATCGTCCACCGGCTCGATCGCGAGACGTCGGGACTGCTCGTCGTCGCCAAGACCGACGAGGCCCACCGCGCCCTCACCTCGGCCTTCGCGAACCGGAAGGTGAAGAAGACCTACGTCGCGCTCGTGTGGGGCCGCCCCGACCCGGAGGACGGCACGCTCGACCGCGCCATCGGCCGCTCGCGCTCGGACCCCACGAAGATGAGCGTGCGCGTGCCGCGCTCGCGGGCCCGAGAGGCCACCACGATCTACCGAACCGTGGAGCGACTTCCCGGATTCACGTTGCTGAGCATCGATCTCGTGACCGGGCGGACCCACCAGATCCGCGTCCACTTCGCGTCGATCCATCACCCGGTCGTGGGCGACACCCGTTACGGCGGCAACCCCTGGAAATCGCTCCGCTCCCCCGCCGCGCGCGCCGCCGTCGGCTCGTTCCACCGCCTCGCGCTCCACGCCACCCGCCTGGAGCTCGACCATCCCGTCACCGGCGCGCCGCTCGCGTTTGTCGCCCCGATGCCCGAGGAGCTCACGCGGCTCCTCGAGGTGCTGCGGGATCCGTCGTGA